One stretch of Musicola paradisiaca NCPPB 2511 DNA includes these proteins:
- a CDS encoding ABC transporter permease gives MATIQLEKMTFPLRRKTLRLRRYIAQPGLLLAWLVLLTVMLWALFPALFTHANPVEGIAGAQRLAPGQHALLGTDQLGRDVYTRMVYGASHSLSGAAIAVGLGLGLGSLLGLLAGALGGRSDTLVMRAVDVLLAIPSLLLALTVIILLGFGNVNASIAVGTILVAKFARLVRAEVLRVRNSDYVEAAFGSGGTFWSVLWRHILPNALPNVLAYAALQFGYAILELATLSFLGYGAPPPTPEWGLLIAEGRNYLATAWWLTTFPGLLVVAVVLAANRVSQSLRRA, from the coding sequence ATGGCGACGATTCAACTGGAAAAAATGACTTTTCCGCTGCGCCGGAAAACCCTGCGGCTGCGCCGCTACATCGCCCAGCCGGGGCTGCTTCTCGCCTGGCTGGTGCTGCTCACCGTGATGCTCTGGGCGCTGTTCCCCGCGCTGTTCACCCACGCCAACCCGGTTGAAGGCATTGCGGGCGCGCAGCGGCTGGCGCCGGGTCAACATGCTCTGCTGGGCACGGATCAGCTCGGCCGCGACGTTTACACCCGCATGGTTTATGGCGCGTCGCACTCGCTGTCCGGCGCGGCGATCGCCGTCGGGTTGGGTCTCGGCCTCGGCAGTCTGTTGGGCCTGCTGGCGGGCGCGCTCGGCGGACGTTCGGATACGTTGGTCATGCGCGCCGTCGATGTGCTGCTGGCGATCCCAAGCCTGCTGCTGGCGCTGACGGTGATTATCCTGCTCGGCTTCGGCAACGTGAACGCCTCCATCGCCGTGGGCACCATTCTGGTGGCCAAATTCGCCCGGCTGGTGCGGGCGGAAGTGTTGCGCGTACGCAACAGCGACTACGTAGAAGCGGCGTTCGGCAGCGGCGGAACCTTTTGGAGCGTGCTTTGGCGGCACATTCTGCCCAATGCGCTCCCCAATGTACTGGCCTATGCCGCGCTGCAATTCGGCTACGCCATTCTGGAGCTGGCCACGCTGAGCTTCCTGGGCTACGGCGCGCCGCCGCCAACCCCGGAATGGGGCCTGCTGATCGCCGAAGGACGCAACTACCTGGCGACCGCCTGGTGGCTGACGACGTTCCCCGGCCTGTTGGTGGTAGCGGTGGTGCTCGCCGCCAACCGCGTCAGTCAATCGCTGCGGAGGGCATGA